A portion of the Juglans microcarpa x Juglans regia isolate MS1-56 chromosome 1D, Jm3101_v1.0, whole genome shotgun sequence genome contains these proteins:
- the LOC121238846 gene encoding uncharacterized protein LOC121238846, whose amino-acid sequence MGLLLDFINNSNAESKHLQEINPDYTQWIFHGEEETTLYVSDDDIDDDIIQEDDYIDDMQHMLDDIRAGTFVDVPQDSTPAPNKPPVTIDPPVPSFDQLLEDVLRPLFDRCTKFSKLSFVVKLLHIKSISGWSIESFDMLLDLLRSTFPNALLPQSYEESRSLERGLGFKYHKIHACPNNCILFWKENVALNECPVCKASRWIPNTHGSRTIPQKVLRHFPLKLRLQRLFMSAEMVGDMRWHKEQRTIEDTCMRHPADSKCWKKFDEDHGWFAADPRNVRLGLASDGFTPFNNLAKPHSIWPVILIPYNLPPWSPRNEIDVYLQPLTDELLEFWQDGVPTYDASTNKTFMLHAALLWTINDFPAYRNLSGWSTKGKLACPSCNFDTDSNWLKYGRKHYYMGHRHFLPPDHIWRRRKGLFNGRENHRMPPRDIGAKDIQTQLQMIGDVQFGKSHKKRKCTVEELNWTKCSIFFVLPYWSTVRLRHNLDVMHSEKNIADNILFTLMNSLGKTKDNINSRRDLEILGYRKELHLSVMVIV is encoded by the exons ATGGGGCTTTTGCTTGACTTCATTAACAATTCAAATGCAGAGAGCAAACATCTTCAAG AGATCAACCCAGATTACACccagtggatatttcatggggaggaggaGACAACATTGTACGTCAgtgatgatgatattgatgacgaTATCATCCAAGAAGACGATTACATAGATGACATGCAGCATATGTTGGATGACATCCGGGCAGGCACCTTCGTTGATGTGCCCCAAGATAGCACTCCTGCGCCAAACAAGCCACCAGTTACTATAGATCCACCAGTACCATCTTTCGACCAGCTATTAGAGGATGTCCTACGTCCGCTTTTCGACAggtgtacaaaattttcaaagctGTCATTCGTTGTCAAGTTGTTACACATCAAATCAATCAGTGGATGGTCAATTGAGTCATTTGACATGCTCCTTGATTTGTTGAGGTCTACCTTTCCTAATGCCCTCTTGCCACAATCATATGAGGAGTCAAGGTCTTTGGAGCGTGGTTTGGGCTTCAagtaccacaaaatccatgcgTGCCCCAACAACTGCATcttattttggaaggaaaatgttgCTCTTAATGAATGTCCTGTATGTAAGGCTTCGAGGTGGATACCAAATACACACGGGTCACGCACGATACCTCAAAAAGTATTGCGTCACTTTCCTTTAAAGCTGAGATTGCAGCGTCTCTTTATGTCTGCAGAGATGGTAGGTGATATGCGATGGCACAAAGAGCAACGGACGATAGAAGATACTTGTATGAGACATCCGGCCGACTCTAAGTgctggaagaaatttgatgaagaTCATGGTTGGTTCGCTGCGGATCCTCGCAATGTTAGGCTCGGTCTGGCAAGTGATGGCTTCACTCCCTTCAACAACTTGGCTAAACCTCATAGCATTTGGCCAGTGATCCTTATCCCCTATAACTTGCCGCCATG GTCACCAAGGAATGAGATCGATGTATACTTGCAGCCGTTGACCGATGAACTGCTTGAATTTTGGCAAGATGGGGTACCTACATATGATGCCTCAACTAACAAAACGTTTATGTTGCATGCTGCCTTATTGTGGACAATCAATGATTTTCCTGCCTACAGGAATCTGTCTGGCTGGTCAACAAAGGGGAAATTGGCTTGTCCGTCTTGCAATTTTGACACAGACTCCAATTGGTTGAAATATGGCCGAAAACATTATTACATGGGACATCGACACTTCTTACCACCAGATCACATAtggagaagaaggaaagggTTATTCAACGGTAGAGAAAATCATCGCATGCCACCAAGGGACATAGGAGCTAAAGATATTCAAACTCAATTACAGATGATTGGGGATGTTCAGTTTGGCAAATCTCATAAGAAGAGAAAATGCACTGTTGAAGAGCTGAACTGGACAAAGTGTAGCATATTCTTCGTGTTACCTTATTGGTCAACAGTTCGACTTCGgcataatttagatgttatgcatagTGAGAAGAATATTGCCGATAACATCTTATTCACTTTAATGAACAGTCTAGGAAAAACTAAGGATAACATTAATTCAAGGCGTGACTTGGAGATTTTGGGCTATAGAAAAGAATTACACCTGAGCGTGATGGTGATCGTGTAA